One window from the genome of Marinobacter sp. es.048 encodes:
- the atpA gene encoding F0F1 ATP synthase subunit alpha yields MQQLNPSEISDIIKKRIEKLDISSEAKNEGTILSVSDGIVLIHGLADVMYGEMIEFANGTFGIALNLERDSVGAVVLGDYEDLAEGQKVRCTGRILEVPVGPELMGRVVDGLGNPIDGKGDLGTDLTSPVEKVAPGVIARQSVDEPVQTGLKAIDTMVPIGRGQRELIIGDRQIGKTAVAIDAIINQKDTGIKCIYVAVGQKQSSIAAVVRKLEEHGAMDHTIVVAAGAADPAAMQFLAPYSGTSMGEYFRDRGEDALIIYDDLSKQAVAYRQISLLLRRPPGREAYPGDVFYLHSRLLERASRVNADYVEQLTNGEVKGQTGSLTALPIIETQAGDVSAFVPTNVISITDGQIFLETNLFNSGIRPAMNAGISVSRVGGSAQTKIMKKLGGNIRLALAQYRELAAFAQFASDLDEATRQQLEHGQRVTELMKQNQYSPMSVAEMGTVLFAANEGFLDDVDVDKVVKFEAQMLDWMRSEQKDLLDKINEKGDYNDEIAAGLKAALEKFKTTQSW; encoded by the coding sequence ATGCAGCAACTGAATCCATCCGAGATCAGTGACATCATCAAGAAGAGAATCGAGAAACTCGACATCTCTTCCGAAGCAAAGAACGAAGGTACGATCCTGTCGGTTTCCGACGGTATCGTTCTGATCCACGGTCTTGCCGACGTTATGTACGGTGAGATGATTGAATTTGCCAACGGCACATTCGGTATTGCGCTGAACCTGGAGCGCGATTCTGTTGGTGCTGTTGTGCTGGGCGATTACGAAGATCTGGCGGAAGGTCAGAAAGTTCGTTGTACCGGTCGGATCCTGGAAGTGCCGGTTGGTCCGGAACTGATGGGCCGTGTTGTTGATGGTCTGGGTAACCCCATCGACGGTAAGGGCGACCTCGGTACCGACCTGACCTCTCCGGTCGAAAAGGTTGCACCGGGCGTTATCGCTCGTCAGTCCGTTGATGAGCCGGTTCAGACTGGTCTGAAGGCAATCGACACCATGGTGCCGATCGGTCGCGGCCAGCGTGAGCTGATCATCGGTGACCGTCAGATCGGTAAGACCGCTGTCGCCATCGACGCGATCATTAACCAGAAAGACACCGGCATCAAGTGTATCTACGTTGCCGTCGGTCAGAAGCAGTCTTCCATTGCCGCCGTTGTGCGCAAGCTGGAAGAGCACGGTGCCATGGATCACACCATCGTGGTTGCCGCCGGTGCCGCCGATCCTGCAGCGATGCAGTTCCTGGCTCCGTACTCCGGTACCTCCATGGGTGAATACTTCCGTGACCGTGGTGAAGACGCCCTGATCATCTATGATGATCTGTCCAAGCAGGCTGTGGCTTACCGCCAGATCTCCCTGCTGCTGCGCCGTCCGCCGGGCCGTGAAGCATACCCGGGTGACGTATTCTACCTGCACTCCCGTCTGCTGGAGCGTGCGTCCCGTGTTAACGCTGATTACGTTGAACAGCTGACCAACGGTGAAGTGAAAGGCCAGACCGGTTCCCTGACCGCTCTGCCGATCATTGAAACCCAGGCTGGTGACGTATCCGCGTTCGTACCGACCAACGTAATCTCCATTACCGACGGTCAGATCTTCCTGGAAACCAACCTGTTCAACTCCGGTATCCGTCCGGCGATGAACGCCGGTATCTCCGTATCCCGGGTAGGTGGTTCGGCCCAGACCAAGATCATGAAGAAGCTTGGCGGTAACATCCGTCTGGCTCTGGCCCAGTATCGTGAACTGGCCGCTTTCGCACAGTTTGCTTCCGATCTTGACGAAGCGACCCGTCAGCAGCTTGAGCACGGTCAGCGTGTAACGGAACTCATGAAGCAGAACCAGTACAGCCCGATGTCTGTGGCTGAAATGGGTACGGTTCTGTTCGCAGCCAACGAAGGCTTCCTGGACGACGTTGATGTCGACAAGGTAGTGAAGTTTGAAGCGCAGATGCTCGACTGGATGCGCTCCGAGCAGAAAGACCTCCTCGACAAGATCAACGAGAAAGGCGATTACAACGACGAAATCGCTGCCGGCCTCAAAGCTGCACTTGAGAAATTCAAGACCACTCAGAGCTGGTAA
- the atpG gene encoding F0F1 ATP synthase subunit gamma, whose product MAVGKEIRNQISSIKSTQKITSAMEMVAASKMRKAQERMQATRPYADKMRQVIGHIAKANAQYKHPFMVEREVKRVGYIVVSTDRGLCGGLNINLFKALVREMKAWKEKGVETDLCAIGQKGASFFRSYGGNVVAALTHLGDSPSSEKLIGNVKVMLDAFSEGKIDRLYVVNNEFVNTMTQSPKVEQLLPLPESEDEEEIKNQWDYLYEPDARQILDGLLPRFIESQVYQGVVENLACEQAARMIAMKSATDNAGGIIDELQLAYNKARQAAITQEISEIVSGAASV is encoded by the coding sequence ATGGCCGTCGGTAAAGAAATACGTAACCAGATTTCAAGCATCAAGAGCACGCAGAAAATCACCAGCGCCATGGAAATGGTGGCTGCGAGTAAGATGCGTAAGGCTCAGGAGCGCATGCAGGCGACACGCCCGTATGCCGACAAGATGCGTCAGGTGATCGGGCACATTGCCAAGGCGAACGCTCAGTACAAACACCCGTTCATGGTCGAGCGCGAGGTCAAGCGCGTGGGCTATATTGTGGTGTCAACTGACCGTGGCCTCTGCGGTGGTCTGAACATCAACCTGTTCAAAGCGCTTGTCCGTGAAATGAAAGCGTGGAAAGAAAAAGGAGTGGAAACCGATCTGTGCGCCATCGGGCAGAAAGGGGCTTCCTTTTTCAGGAGCTATGGCGGCAATGTCGTCGCGGCGCTGACCCATCTGGGGGACAGCCCGAGCTCTGAAAAACTCATCGGCAACGTCAAGGTTATGCTGGATGCGTTCTCGGAAGGCAAGATCGATCGCCTTTATGTGGTAAACAACGAGTTCGTCAACACCATGACCCAAAGCCCGAAGGTGGAGCAGTTGCTGCCCCTCCCTGAGAGCGAAGACGAAGAAGAGATCAAGAACCAGTGGGATTATCTCTACGAGCCCGATGCCAGGCAGATCCTCGATGGCCTTCTGCCACGTTTTATTGAATCCCAGGTGTACCAGGGTGTGGTAGAAAATCTGGCATGTGAACAGGCCGCCCGGATGATCGCCATGAAGAGCGCAACTGATAACGCCGGTGGCATTATCGACGAACTTCAGTTGGCTTATAACAAGGCGCGTCAGGCAGCCATTACCCAAGAGATATCGGAGATTGTGAGCGGGGCCGCTTCGGTGTGA
- the atpD gene encoding F0F1 ATP synthase subunit beta has protein sequence MSSGQIVQIIGAVIDVEFPRDSVPKVYDALLLEGGETTLEVQQQLGDGIVRTIAMGSTEGLKRGLKAENTGKPISVPVGTQTLGRIMDVLGRPIDEAGDIGEEERWAIHRKAPGYADQAASADLLETGIKVIDLICPFAKGGKVGLFGGAGVGKTVNMMELINNIAKEHSGLSVFAGVGERTREGNDFYYEMKDSNVLDKVAMVYGQMNEPPGNRLRVALTGLTMAEKFRDEGRDVLLFVDNIYRYTLAGTEVSALLGRMPSAVGYQPTLAQEMGELQERITSTKNGSITSIQAVYVPADDLTDPSPATTFSHLDATVVLSRDIASKGIYPAIDPLDSTSRQLDPLVIGQEHYEVARGVQTNLQRYKELKDIIAILGMDELSEEDKLTVARARKIERFLSQPFHVAEVFTGSPGKYVSLKETISSFKGILNGDYDELPEQAFYMVGTIEEAVEKAKEMKSKAKS, from the coding sequence ATGAGTAGCGGACAAATCGTTCAGATCATTGGCGCGGTTATCGACGTGGAATTCCCACGTGACTCCGTACCCAAAGTATATGACGCACTGCTGCTTGAAGGTGGCGAAACAACTCTGGAAGTCCAGCAGCAGCTGGGCGACGGCATTGTTCGTACCATCGCAATGGGCAGCACCGAGGGCCTGAAGCGTGGCCTGAAAGCAGAAAACACCGGCAAGCCGATTTCGGTACCGGTCGGCACCCAGACTCTGGGCCGTATCATGGACGTTCTGGGTCGACCCATCGACGAAGCCGGCGACATCGGCGAGGAAGAGCGCTGGGCGATTCACCGTAAGGCCCCGGGCTATGCCGACCAGGCAGCGTCTGCGGACCTGCTGGAAACAGGCATCAAGGTTATCGACCTGATCTGCCCGTTCGCTAAGGGCGGTAAGGTTGGCCTGTTCGGTGGTGCCGGTGTTGGTAAAACCGTAAACATGATGGAGCTGATCAACAACATCGCGAAAGAGCACTCCGGTCTCTCCGTATTCGCGGGTGTTGGTGAGCGGACTCGTGAAGGTAACGATTTCTACTATGAAATGAAGGACTCCAACGTCCTCGACAAAGTAGCGATGGTTTACGGTCAGATGAACGAGCCTCCCGGAAACCGTCTGCGTGTGGCCCTGACCGGTCTCACCATGGCTGAGAAATTCCGGGACGAAGGTCGTGACGTACTGTTGTTCGTGGACAACATCTACCGTTACACCCTGGCCGGTACCGAAGTATCCGCACTGCTCGGCCGTATGCCGTCTGCGGTAGGTTACCAGCCGACCCTGGCCCAGGAGATGGGTGAGCTGCAGGAGCGTATTACCTCCACCAAGAACGGTTCCATCACGTCCATCCAGGCGGTGTACGTACCGGCGGATGACTTGACTGATCCGTCGCCAGCGACCACCTTCTCGCACCTGGATGCGACCGTTGTACTGAGCCGTGATATCGCTTCGAAGGGTATCTACCCGGCGATCGACCCGCTGGATTCCACCTCCCGTCAGCTGGATCCGCTGGTTATCGGTCAGGAGCATTATGAAGTGGCCCGTGGCGTGCAGACTAACCTGCAGCGCTACAAGGAACTGAAAGACATCATCGCCATCCTGGGTATGGACGAACTGTCAGAAGAAGATAAACTGACTGTAGCCCGTGCCCGTAAGATCGAGCGTTTTCTGTCCCAGCCGTTCCACGTTGCTGAAGTATTCACCGGTTCCCCCGGTAAGTACGTGTCTCTGAAGGAGACCATCAGCAGCTTTAAGGGCATCCTGAATGGCGACTATGACGAACTGCCTGAGCAGGCGTTCTACATGGTTGGTACCATTGAGGAAGCGGTCGAGAAAGCCAAGGAAATGAAGAGCAAGGCAAAGAGCTAA
- a CDS encoding F0F1 ATP synthase subunit epsilon → MGMTVHCDVVSAETKIYSGLVEMLIAAGSEGDLGIAPGHAPLLTQLKPGPIRIIKQGGEEEILYVSGGYLEVQANLVTLLADTAVRAKDVDEAAALEAQKEAEKALANKTGEFEYSRAAAELAEAVAQLRTIQQLRNKMR, encoded by the coding sequence ATGGGTATGACCGTGCATTGTGATGTGGTAAGTGCCGAAACAAAGATCTATTCCGGATTGGTAGAAATGCTGATCGCAGCGGGCTCTGAAGGTGACCTGGGTATTGCCCCGGGCCACGCGCCGCTGCTGACTCAGCTGAAGCCGGGCCCTATTCGGATCATCAAGCAGGGCGGTGAAGAAGAAATTCTTTACGTGTCCGGCGGATATCTGGAGGTCCAGGCCAATCTGGTAACTTTGTTGGCGGATACCGCGGTTCGTGCAAAGGATGTGGACGAAGCAGCCGCGCTCGAAGCTCAGAAAGAAGCCGAGAAAGCACTTGCCAACAAGACTGGTGAATTCGAGTATTCCCGTGCCGCTGCAGAGCTGGCCGAAGCTGTTGCCCAGCTTCGGACCATCCAGCAGCTGCGTAACAAAATGCGCTAA
- the glmU gene encoding bifunctional UDP-N-acetylglucosamine diphosphorylase/glucosamine-1-phosphate N-acetyltransferase GlmU: MSPLHVVILAAGQGSRMKSALPKVLHPIAGRPMLHHVIDTAKQLGAEKIHTVIGHGADKVRETTDEASVNWVTQSEQLGTGHAVAQALPDLPDDARVLVLYGDVPLTRHETLDGLVGTLDDDTLGLLTVTMDNPQGYGRIVRNADGDVQSIVEQKDASPEQQQIREVNTGILAVSAKHLKNWLPTLSNSNAQGEYYLTDIIAMAVEQGMSVSVSQPENPFEVQGVNNRLQLAELERWYQRQQADRLMTEGATLADPARVDVRGELSIGNDLWIDVNVVFEGKVSLGSNVSIGPGCVIKDATIADGTEIKANSVIEGAVIGANAQIGPFARIRPGTELAANTKVGNFVETKKAIVGEGSKINHLSYVGDASLGRNVNVGAGTITCNYDGVNKYQTVLGDGVFVGSNTALVAPVTVAAEATIGAGSTITRDVADHELAVARGRQRNIAGWEKPKKH; encoded by the coding sequence ATGAGCCCGCTACACGTCGTCATTCTGGCCGCTGGCCAGGGTTCCAGAATGAAATCCGCACTGCCGAAGGTGCTGCATCCGATTGCCGGCCGCCCTATGCTTCATCACGTGATCGACACCGCCAAACAGCTTGGCGCCGAGAAGATCCATACGGTCATTGGTCATGGTGCTGACAAGGTCCGGGAAACCACCGATGAGGCCTCGGTAAACTGGGTCACCCAGAGTGAGCAGTTGGGTACCGGCCATGCTGTGGCTCAGGCCCTGCCGGATCTTCCCGATGACGCCCGTGTTCTTGTGCTTTACGGCGATGTGCCTCTGACTCGTCATGAGACGCTCGACGGATTGGTGGGGACACTGGATGACGATACCCTGGGTCTGTTGACGGTCACCATGGACAATCCCCAGGGCTACGGACGGATTGTCCGGAATGCTGATGGCGACGTGCAGTCGATCGTCGAGCAGAAAGACGCATCCCCCGAACAGCAGCAGATTCGTGAGGTGAATACCGGCATCCTGGCGGTGTCAGCGAAACACCTGAAGAACTGGCTGCCGACGCTCTCCAACAGCAATGCACAGGGCGAGTACTACCTCACTGACATTATTGCCATGGCGGTGGAGCAGGGCATGAGTGTCTCCGTGTCCCAGCCGGAGAACCCCTTCGAAGTACAGGGGGTCAACAACCGCCTGCAACTGGCGGAACTGGAACGCTGGTACCAGCGTCAGCAGGCTGACCGGCTGATGACAGAGGGTGCGACCCTCGCGGACCCCGCCCGGGTTGATGTCCGTGGCGAGCTCAGCATTGGCAATGATCTGTGGATTGACGTGAACGTGGTCTTCGAGGGTAAGGTCAGCCTCGGCAGCAATGTCTCCATTGGCCCCGGTTGCGTCATCAAGGACGCCACCATTGCTGATGGCACCGAGATCAAGGCTAACAGCGTGATTGAAGGTGCGGTGATCGGCGCCAATGCCCAGATAGGGCCGTTTGCCCGCATCCGTCCGGGCACCGAACTGGCTGCGAACACCAAAGTCGGCAACTTTGTGGAAACCAAAAAGGCCATCGTCGGTGAGGGTAGCAAGATCAACCATCTGAGCTACGTGGGTGATGCCTCGCTGGGCCGTAATGTGAATGTGGGTGCAGGAACCATCACCTGTAATTATGATGGTGTGAACAAGTACCAGACGGTGCTCGGTGACGGCGTCTTTGTCGGTTCCAATACGGCCCTGGTAGCCCCGGTTACCGTTGCGGCGGAGGCCACCATTGGCGCCGGATCGACCATCACCCGTGATGTGGCCGATCACGAGCTGGCCGTCGCCCGGGGCCGGCAGCGCAATATCGCCGGCTGGGAAAAGCCCAAGAAACACTGA